A portion of the Musa acuminata AAA Group cultivar baxijiao chromosome BXJ1-1, Cavendish_Baxijiao_AAA, whole genome shotgun sequence genome contains these proteins:
- the LOC135587220 gene encoding phosphoribulokinase, chloroplastic-like has translation MSVCSLYRVTMPCSCSESHLGSCRKQLMFCVSRGKARRRAWTRVSCSAETRTVVIGLAADSGCGKSTFMRRLTSVLGGVAEPTRGRNAYSNTLVGDATTVICLDDYHALDREGRKEKGVTALDPKANNFDLMYEQVRALKSGVAVEKPVYNHVTGRLDPPELIRPPNILFIEGLHPLFDPRIRSLLDFSIYLDISNEVKFAWKIQRDMAERGESLESIKASIKARKSDFDMYIDPQKQFADVIIEVLPTRLIPDKSAPEVLRVRLVMREGVKHFTPVYLFDEGSAISWTPCGGKLSCSYPGIRFFYGPDTYFSDEASVLEMDGQFDRLDELIYVESHLSNLSTKYYGEVTQQMLKHADFPGSNDGTGLFQTIIGLKIRQLYEQIIAGDSSHGLKRKQLRRCLRLSPV, from the exons ATGTCGGTTTGCTCGCTATACCGCGTTACTATGCCGTGCTCTTGCTCGGAGAGCCACCTCGGCTCGTGCCGGAAGCAGCTCATGTTCTGCGTCAGCCGGGGGAAGGCAAGGAGAAGAGCTTGGACCCGGGTGTCGTGCTCGGCTGAGACCAGGACGGTGGTGATCGGGTTGGCGGCAGACTCCGGCTGCGGCAAAAGCACCTTCATGAGGAGGCTGACCAGTGTCCTCGGGGGGGTGGCGGAGCCAACGAGGGGGCGCAACGCCTACTCCAACACACTTGTCGGTGACGCCACCACCGTGATATGCCTCGATGACTACCACGCCTTGGACAGGGAAGGGAGGAAGGAGAAAGGTGTCACTGCGCTGGATCCCAAGGCTAACAATTTCGATCTCATGTACGAGCAGGTGAGAGCCCTCAAGAGTGGGGTGGCCGTGGAAAAGCCTGTATACAACCATGTCACTGGCCGCTTGGATCCACCTGAGCTGATACGCCCACCAAACATCTTGTTCATCGAAGGCTTGCATCCACT GTTTGATCCACGCATAAGGAGTCTCCTGGACTTCAGTATCTACTTGGATATAAGCAACGAGGTGAAGTTTGCATGGAAAATTCAG CGAGATATGGCAGAACGAGGGGAGAGTCTCGAGAGCATCAAAGCCAGCATCAAAGCTCGGAAATCCGATTTCGATATGTATATTG ATCCACAAAAGCAGTTCGCCGATGTCATAATAGAAGTTCTACCAACCCGGTTGATTCCAGATAAGAGTGCACCAGAGGTACTGAGAGTTCGACTGGTGATGAGGGAAGGGGTGAAGCACTTCACCCCGGTCTACCTTTTCGATGAAGGCTCCGCCATTTCATGGACACCCTGTGGTGGAAAGCTAAGTTGCTCATATCCTGGCATCAGATTCTTCTATGGCCCAGACACATACTTCTCTGATGAG gctTCAGTACTGGAGATGGATGGGCAGTTTGACAGACTAGATGAGCTGATATATGTTGAGAGCCATCTGAGCAACTTGTCGACGAAGTACTATGGAGAGGTGACGCAGCAGATGCTGAAGCATGCAGATTTTCCTGGCAGCAACGACGGGACTGGCCTTTTCCAAACCATCATTGGTCTCAAGATAAGGCAACTGTATGAGCAGATCATTGCTGGAGACAGCAGCCATGGGTTGAAGAGGAAGCAGTTGCGCAGATGCCTCCGTCTGAGTCCCGTTTGA
- the LOC135675714 gene encoding uncharacterized protein LOC135675714 has translation MATGKIIGAVVASFAVAYACDVLIADKKIFGGTTPKTISDEWWEATDKKFQAWPRTAGPPVVMNPISRQNFIVKSSES, from the exons ATGGCAACAGGCAAAATTATCGGAGCTGTTGTTGCATCCTTTGCAGTTGCATATGCATGTGATGTGCTGATTGCTGATAAAAAAATTTTTGGAG GTACAACACCTAAAACTATATCGGACGAATGGTGGGAAGCAACTGATAAGAAGTTCCAGGCCTGGCCTCGTACTGCTGGACCACCAGTCGTGATGAATCCAATTAGCCGGCAGAACTTTATTGTAAAATCATCTGAATCGTGA
- the LOC135585278 gene encoding uncharacterized protein LOC135585278, giving the protein MAGEQNASGGSSSRMDLNLYLSLPSLRRSQSRDLGSDLTLSSVHLPWSPIAEEAHVSAPYSPSNALSTPDILPADPLHAADNNNPGSEYNPNSSSREPNYAPESQSFDDPYTLPPVHGNEPIIPERSPLVPSQPVPPLQFVRQPSACGVDAQIGYPPPPQLSSRAAHRQVEATLGVYSQIRLSDLTAQGDALSVQQELREHPEYRFQRLIELTNRLWGRNRRPSNDGQRFDSGAHSLTSPERLMHDIVQSQRALEASRKCAEGKEVEYLDKKNEDKSGNAAANFECNICYELAKDPVVTPCGHLFCWFCLYQWLHAHSVNSECPVCKGHVLEINVTPIYGRGGEETKDHKKCGEDGQSGLKIPPRPHANRIESFRQQVRDRLEEGIANSRRNDVDEEVHDGVRIEGYRPSRRQGRFGAARTLATRRMRRIQREEGTGSNSTGLGLLRDPTSGHPLVPSAVFQDGVDLSRPAGSPTSSLNHHSPEPLHQHSHRVEPVMVSDQASASSSVAVIHGDTAGVNPSAGTSAAGPSNSGRRRARNSALGSSDVDGVRNTRNRRLN; this is encoded by the coding sequence ATGGCTGGTGAGCAAAACgcaagcggcggcagcagcagccgaATGGATCTGAATCTTTATCTTAGCCTTCCTTCTCTACGTCGATCTCAAAGCCGGGATCTTGGCTCCGACCTCACGCTTAGTTCCGTGCACTTGCCCTGGTCGCCGATCGCCGAAGAAGCCCACGTTTCTGCACCCTACTCCCCGTCCAACGCCTTGTCCACTCCGGACATACTACCGGCCGATCCTCTTCATGCTGCTGACAACAACAATCCAGGTTCTGAGTACAATCCAAACTCGTCATCTCGTGAGCCTAACTATGCTCCAGAATCGCAGTCGTTTGATGACCCATACACACTGCCTCCTGTCCATGGCAACGAACCAATAATCCCAGAGAGAAGCCCTCTTGTGCCGTCTCAGCCGGTGCCTCCTCTTCAATTCGTTAGGCAACCTTCAGCCTGTGGCGTCGATGCCCAAATTGGTTATCCACCTCCTCCTCAGCTTTCCTCGCGAGCTGCTCATCGTCAGGTCGAGGCCACCCTTGGAGTGTACTCGCAGATTCGTCTGAGCGATCTGACTGCCCAAGGTGATGCACTGTCCGTCCAACAAGAGCTCCGCGAACACCCTGAATATCGTTTCCAGAGGTTGATAGAGTTGACCAACCGGTTATGGGGCCGAAATCGTAGGCCTTCTAATGATGGCCAGCGGTTTGATTCTGGTGCACATTCCTTGACTAGCCCAGAAAGGCTAATGCATGATATAGTACAGTCTCAGAGGGCATTAGAAGCTTCCAGGAAGTGTGCCGAAGGCAAGGAGGTTGAATATTTAGACAAGAAAAATGAAGACAAGAGTGGAAATGCTGCTGCTAACTTTGAATGCAATATTTGTTATGAGCTTGCCAAGGATCCAGTCGTTACTCCATGTGGTCATCTTTTTTGTTGGTTTTGTTTGTATCAGTGGCTTCATGCTCATTCGGTGAATTCTGAATGCCCTGTCTGCAAAGGACATGTACTTGAAATTAATGTCACTCCTATATACGGTCGTGGGGGTGAAGAAACTAAAGATCACAAGAAATGTGGAGAAGACGGGCAATCTGGTCTGAAGATACCCCCTCGACCCCATGCAAATAGAATTGAGAGTTTCAGGCAGCAGGTACGGGACAGACTGGAAGAAGGAATTGCAAACTCAAGGAGAAATGATGTGGATGAAGAGGTGCATGATGGAGTCAGAATTGAAGGATATCGGCCTTCAAGGAGACAGGGAAGGTTCGGTGCTGCACGTACTTTGGCTACTAGAAGGATGCGAAGAATTCAGAGGGAAGAGGGTACCGGGTCTAATTCTACAGGACTTGGCTTGCTTAGAGACCCCACATCAGGCCATCCACTTGTTCCCTCTGCAGTCTTTCAGGATGGAGTTGATCTATCACGTCCAGCTGGCTCACCGACTTCTTCCCTCAATCATCATAGCCCTGAACCTTTGCATCAGCATAGTCATAGAGTTGAGCCAGTGATGGTTTCAGATCAGGCATCAGCTTCAAGTTCTGTTG